A section of the Prevotella melaninogenica genome encodes:
- a CDS encoding glycosyl hydrolase family 95 catalytic domain-containing protein, giving the protein MNICKSICAAFLLSVVSVGQVFAQGYPRISTNGNEHWYYVKYLRSNNVLEEKGNNVNCRTAVPQVMSSDKQLWKVVADEGFATNKKYKLISKSGRTLYINGTNPYSSRFMAATSPTDITSFHIFQSMNNSFGMGSLELAPDSTNSHAMNQVGEIKAGQEIGLWDKGDINNVLTFVSKDEMVFPYYLPTTSTAANPVYYYIQFQTGNWLLSAKGEKATCQTASLHTGNVDDMLWRVSENNGKYAFVSKSGKILYINDSYLNASKERSSKDTLFTMVESKNALGGFEIGKSTYGRNFFNMYQGAGEGKYISFWDLGDGGNVVRFVPAEELVPVTGIATFNPANKYTLWYTKPATNWMTSCLPIGNGQFGATLMGDVAIDDVQFNDKTLWSGKLGGLTSTSAYGYYLNFGNLYIRSRGMTTVTDYVRYLDINDAVAGVKYTMDGVEYDRTYFASNPDSCVVVRYTASQNGKINTTLTLRNQNGRNVSYTVDNNNQATITFDGQVGRQNDYGATTPESYYCAARIVTDGGTITKNAKGIIEVNGANSMTVYLRGLTDFDPEAPEYVSGANRLPARATATVNGAQTKGYDALFAAHKTDYKSLFERCQLTLGDIKNNIPTPQLISNYRNNQHDNLFLEELYFNYGRYLLISSSRGVSLPANLQGIWNDNNTPAWHADIHANINVQMNYWPAEPTNLSELHRPFLDYIYREACVKPTWRRFAQDMGHVNTGWTLPTENNIYGSGTTFANTYTVANAWYCQHLWQHYTYTMDKDFLRTKAFPAMKSAVEYWFKKLVKAADGTYECPNEWSPEHGPTENATAHSQQLVWDLFNNTRKAIDILGNDVVSKTFRDELAKYFEKLDNGCHTEVNPADGKTYLREWKYSSQFNNPSKIGVNEYKAHRHISHLMGLYPCTQINEDVDNTVFEAARASLIARGDGHGTGWSLGHKINLNARAYEGQHCHNLIKRALQQTWDTGTNEAAGGIYENLWDAHAPYQIDGNFGYTAGVAEMLLQSHNDKLVILPALPTMFWQKGSVKGLKAVGNFTVDIDWDATKATKVQIVSNMGTTCVVKYAGVAKDYKVTTTDGNAVAATRISDDEISFPTVKGSAYLLVPNTANAISTVQSSQDGKVVSVDYYSLDGTKASSSQKRGVRIKQMKYSNGATSTKKVIN; this is encoded by the coding sequence ATGAATATCTGTAAGAGTATTTGTGCTGCTTTCCTCTTGTCTGTCGTAAGTGTCGGACAAGTTTTTGCACAAGGTTACCCTCGCATCAGTACCAATGGCAATGAGCATTGGTATTACGTTAAGTATCTTCGTTCTAACAATGTGTTAGAAGAAAAGGGCAATAATGTAAATTGCCGTACTGCTGTTCCACAAGTCATGAGCAGTGACAAACAGTTGTGGAAGGTAGTTGCTGATGAAGGTTTCGCTACCAATAAGAAATATAAGTTGATAAGCAAGAGCGGTCGTACCCTTTATATCAATGGTACAAACCCTTATAGCTCACGCTTTATGGCAGCTACATCGCCAACGGATATCACTTCATTCCATATCTTCCAGAGCATGAATAATAGCTTTGGTATGGGTTCATTAGAGTTGGCACCAGACTCTACTAACAGTCATGCGATGAACCAAGTGGGTGAGATTAAGGCAGGACAGGAGATTGGATTGTGGGATAAGGGAGATATCAACAACGTGTTAACCTTTGTCAGCAAGGATGAGATGGTGTTCCCATATTATCTCCCTACGACTTCAACAGCTGCAAATCCTGTTTATTATTACATTCAGTTCCAGACTGGTAACTGGCTCTTGAGTGCTAAGGGCGAGAAGGCTACCTGCCAGACAGCATCGTTGCATACGGGTAATGTTGACGATATGCTTTGGCGTGTGTCTGAGAATAACGGTAAATATGCTTTTGTAAGCAAGAGCGGAAAGATACTTTATATCAACGATTCATACCTCAATGCATCAAAGGAGCGCAGCTCTAAGGATACGCTCTTTACGATGGTTGAATCAAAGAACGCCTTGGGTGGCTTCGAGATTGGTAAGTCTACCTATGGTCGTAACTTCTTTAATATGTACCAAGGAGCTGGTGAAGGCAAATATATCAGCTTCTGGGATTTAGGCGATGGTGGTAATGTGGTTCGCTTTGTGCCAGCAGAAGAGTTGGTGCCAGTAACAGGTATTGCTACATTCAACCCAGCCAACAAATATACGCTTTGGTACACAAAGCCTGCAACGAACTGGATGACCTCTTGTCTTCCTATCGGTAACGGTCAGTTTGGTGCCACTTTGATGGGCGATGTTGCCATTGACGACGTACAGTTTAACGATAAGACCCTTTGGAGTGGTAAGCTCGGTGGTCTGACAAGTACTTCTGCTTATGGCTATTACCTTAACTTTGGTAATCTTTATATTCGTAGTCGTGGTATGACAACGGTGACAGACTATGTTCGTTACCTTGATATCAACGATGCCGTAGCAGGTGTGAAATACACGATGGATGGCGTAGAGTACGATCGTACTTACTTCGCAAGCAATCCTGACAGTTGTGTGGTAGTTCGTTACACAGCCTCACAGAATGGTAAAATCAATACAACACTTACGTTGAGAAATCAGAACGGACGTAACGTAAGTTATACCGTTGATAATAACAATCAGGCAACAATCACCTTCGATGGTCAGGTAGGTCGTCAGAATGATTATGGTGCAACAACACCAGAGAGCTATTATTGTGCAGCGCGCATCGTGACAGATGGCGGTACAATCACTAAGAACGCAAAAGGCATTATTGAGGTGAATGGGGCTAACAGCATGACTGTTTACCTCCGTGGTTTGACCGACTTCGACCCAGAAGCACCAGAGTATGTGTCTGGAGCTAACCGCCTTCCAGCTCGTGCAACAGCAACTGTTAATGGCGCACAGACAAAGGGTTACGATGCATTGTTTGCAGCACATAAGACCGATTATAAGTCACTCTTCGAGCGTTGTCAGCTCACCCTCGGTGACATTAAGAATAATATTCCAACCCCACAGCTCATCAGCAACTATCGTAACAACCAGCATGACAACCTCTTCTTAGAGGAACTCTACTTCAATTATGGTCGTTACCTCCTTATCAGTTCAAGCCGTGGCGTATCGCTCCCAGCTAACTTGCAGGGTATTTGGAACGACAACAACACCCCAGCATGGCACGCTGATATCCATGCGAACATCAACGTACAGATGAACTATTGGCCTGCTGAGCCAACCAACCTCTCTGAACTTCACCGCCCATTCCTCGACTATATCTATCGTGAGGCGTGTGTGAAGCCTACATGGCGTCGCTTTGCACAGGACATGGGTCACGTGAATACAGGTTGGACTTTGCCAACAGAGAATAACATCTATGGCTCTGGTACTACCTTTGCCAATACCTATACCGTTGCTAATGCGTGGTATTGCCAGCACTTGTGGCAGCACTACACCTACACAATGGATAAGGACTTCCTTCGCACAAAGGCGTTCCCTGCAATGAAGTCGGCTGTTGAGTATTGGTTTAAGAAGCTCGTGAAGGCTGCTGATGGCACCTATGAGTGTCCTAATGAGTGGTCGCCAGAGCACGGACCAACAGAGAATGCTACTGCACACAGCCAGCAGTTGGTTTGGGACTTGTTCAATAACACACGCAAGGCAATCGATATCCTCGGTAATGACGTAGTGTCAAAGACATTCCGTGATGAGCTTGCAAAGTATTTTGAAAAGCTCGATAATGGTTGTCATACAGAGGTTAATCCAGCCGATGGCAAGACTTATCTCCGTGAGTGGAAGTACTCTTCACAGTTTAATAATCCAAGCAAGATTGGTGTAAACGAGTATAAGGCACATCGCCACATCTCACATCTTATGGGTCTTTATCCTTGCACACAGATCAATGAAGACGTTGATAACACAGTCTTTGAGGCTGCACGTGCTTCTCTGATTGCCCGTGGCGATGGTCACGGAACAGGTTGGTCGCTCGGTCATAAGATTAATCTCAATGCCCGTGCTTACGAAGGTCAGCACTGTCATAACCTTATCAAACGAGCTTTGCAGCAGACTTGGGACACTGGAACTAACGAGGCAGCGGGTGGTATCTATGAGAACCTTTGGGACGCTCATGCACCTTATCAGATTGATGGTAACTTCGGTTATACAGCGGGTGTAGCAGAGATGTTGCTCCAGAGTCATAATGATAAACTCGTTATCCTCCCAGCCTTGCCAACAATGTTCTGGCAGAAGGGTTCTGTAAAGGGCTTGAAGGCAGTGGGCAACTTCACTGTTGACATCGATTGGGATGCAACGAAGGCTACGAAGGTACAGATTGTTTCAAACATGGGTACCACTTGTGTGGTGAAGTATGCAGGTGTTGCAAAGGACTATAAGGTGACAACTACAGACGGCAATGCCGTGGCTGCGACACGCATCAGCGATGACGAAATCAGCTTCCCAACAGTGAAAGGCAGTGCATACCTTCTTGTTCCTAACACCGCAAACGCTATCTCAACTGTTCAGAGCAGTCAGGACGGAAAGGTTGTTTCGGTAGACTACTACAGCCTTGACGGTACAAAGGCAAGCTCATCACAGAAGCGTGGTGTACGTATCAAGCAGATGAAGTATAGCAACGGTGCAACAAGTACTAAAAAAGTAATCAATTAA
- a CDS encoding glycoside hydrolase family 2 TIM barrel-domain containing protein produces MKTIRNIGLLVFLLTLAPTVLRAGTWGAKPEHGKTYLISLGYDNNSVLTPYRYSWLRDTGLAFQTYTEGNDSQKWKLIAVAGKSDCYQFVNADGEEALDMALNDPNKTWGWPCLWRQTITNPNQQVYITKNGNGYRLSAVSAKNGQTYYITTGSISSVNGYYCGYENGEASAATLQFKEVPAVVIPEGGDWENARIYERNKERGHATYMPYPSTKAMKADGQRYDKPWLEPTGANYLSLNGTWKLRWSEGPKPVLLGKDDFWGDGVSTEGSVWNDINVPSCLEMNGYGEPMYVNVEYPFEDRQPYIRMKAGLKNSVGSYRRDFNLPEGWENKRVFLHFDGIYSAAYVYVNGNEVGYTEGANNVSEFDITKYVRTGKNNVAVQVIRWSDGSYLEGQDMWHMSGIHRDVYLVATPKTYLADHYIKSTVTPGATTVATGSAATSVELTVCNRDKTAAQKTVTVTLFDPSGKELKKMKSDFVFAAGDSLKTQTVDFGTLSGVKLWSAETPTLYTFTFSQSQDGKEEEAFSTKYGFRKIDLSKGYLEVNGRRTYLKGANTQDTDPLHGRTFGTDLMLKDITLMKQSNMNTIRTSHYPRHAKMMAMFDHYGLFVVDEADMELHKNWDGPKTIINNRDWTGAIVDRNVRNTLRDRNHPSVVFWSLGNESGSGLNIMAAYNAVKELDNRYIHYEGSTRDKAEGTDIHSVMYPAMHDWRSGTTGPVTSDVNHPNTNKPYFMCEYAHAMGNAVGNLREYWEAMEGSAMGVGGCIWDFVDQSIYSYDAIRNNQLTQNGFPAYITGFDRPGPHQHNFVNNGLVNADRAWSAELDEVKRVYQWVAFDLNTTSRQVKLTNKYLDRNLDQFYLKWTLLVDGKPVQDGTFKKLNCAAGATQTVDLKYNTAAYAGKEIFLNIGLYTKDATLWCDRDYPVAQFQKQLAAGATTLAEVDNTKADALHATHNADGGYTYANGKQKVTFDKQGNITEWSYDGKNLFVTNEGPRFERYRWIENDGPMEAYNNGPTDNGVTSQTATFQLSGDGKTATVNVNQNGNYCKATYKYTVNANGTIDLTSSYEAQGNGARRLGFSLNFPEELSKVSYYARGPLANYVDRLDGSDFGVYETSVKDMYEPFAHPQSNGNRVGLRWLTLTNNEGNGVKVETAGDVAFSLTPWTEREMRDARHEWELPASNRTVAHFDAIQQGVGNGSCGPGPLNEYKVQQGKKYTNTVRFIPFSEAADDTANGISAVVNPTATTAQVYDLSGRRLPEAPAKGLYIQGGKVIAN; encoded by the coding sequence ATGAAAACAATTAGAAACATTGGTCTTCTCGTATTCTTACTGACCTTAGCACCAACCGTGCTAAGGGCTGGCACATGGGGTGCGAAGCCTGAACACGGTAAGACCTATCTTATCTCTTTGGGGTATGATAACAATAGTGTGCTCACACCTTACAGGTATTCTTGGTTAAGAGACACGGGACTTGCGTTCCAGACTTACACTGAAGGCAACGACTCACAGAAGTGGAAACTCATTGCTGTTGCTGGTAAGTCTGACTGCTATCAGTTTGTGAATGCTGATGGTGAAGAAGCACTTGACATGGCACTCAACGACCCAAATAAAACATGGGGATGGCCTTGTTTGTGGCGTCAGACCATCACCAATCCTAATCAGCAGGTCTATATCACAAAGAACGGCAATGGTTATCGTCTCAGTGCGGTATCAGCAAAGAACGGTCAGACCTATTACATAACAACTGGTTCTATCTCTTCTGTCAACGGATATTACTGTGGTTATGAGAACGGTGAAGCCTCTGCCGCTACACTCCAGTTTAAGGAAGTGCCTGCGGTTGTTATCCCTGAGGGAGGCGACTGGGAGAATGCAAGGATCTATGAGCGCAACAAGGAGCGTGGACACGCAACCTATATGCCTTACCCATCAACAAAGGCAATGAAGGCAGATGGTCAGCGTTATGACAAGCCTTGGTTGGAGCCAACGGGTGCAAACTACCTTAGCTTGAATGGTACATGGAAGTTACGTTGGAGCGAGGGTCCTAAGCCTGTCTTGCTTGGTAAGGACGACTTCTGGGGCGATGGCGTTAGCACTGAGGGCTCAGTGTGGAACGATATCAATGTTCCTTCTTGTCTTGAGATGAATGGCTATGGTGAGCCAATGTATGTGAATGTAGAATATCCATTTGAGGATCGCCAGCCATACATTCGTATGAAGGCAGGTTTGAAGAACTCAGTGGGTTCTTATCGTCGCGATTTCAACTTGCCAGAGGGCTGGGAGAATAAGCGTGTCTTCCTTCATTTTGATGGTATCTACTCTGCTGCTTACGTTTATGTAAATGGCAATGAGGTGGGTTATACCGAGGGAGCAAACAATGTCAGCGAGTTTGATATTACTAAATACGTACGCACGGGTAAGAACAATGTTGCCGTACAGGTGATTCGTTGGAGTGATGGCTCTTATCTTGAGGGTCAGGATATGTGGCACATGAGTGGTATTCATCGTGATGTTTACCTTGTGGCTACACCAAAGACTTACTTGGCAGATCATTATATTAAGTCTACTGTTACACCGGGTGCTACAACCGTTGCAACGGGTAGCGCAGCTACATCCGTAGAGCTTACCGTATGCAATCGTGATAAGACAGCAGCGCAGAAGACCGTTACTGTTACGCTCTTCGACCCATCTGGCAAGGAATTAAAGAAGATGAAGTCTGACTTTGTCTTTGCTGCTGGCGACAGCTTGAAGACACAGACTGTTGACTTCGGAACGCTCTCTGGCGTAAAACTCTGGTCGGCTGAGACCCCAACCCTCTACACCTTCACCTTCAGCCAGTCGCAAGACGGCAAGGAAGAGGAGGCTTTCTCTACAAAGTATGGATTTAGAAAGATTGATCTTAGCAAGGGTTATCTTGAAGTGAACGGCCGTCGTACCTACCTCAAGGGTGCTAACACACAGGACACTGACCCATTGCATGGTCGCACCTTCGGTACTGATCTCATGTTAAAGGATATCACATTGATGAAGCAGTCTAACATGAATACCATCCGTACCAGCCACTATCCACGTCATGCGAAGATGATGGCAATGTTCGACCACTATGGTCTCTTCGTTGTTGATGAGGCTGACATGGAGCTTCACAAGAACTGGGATGGACCGAAGACTATTATCAACAACAGAGATTGGACTGGTGCTATCGTTGACCGTAACGTACGCAATACCCTCCGCGACCGCAACCACCCAAGTGTTGTCTTCTGGAGTTTGGGTAACGAGAGTGGCTCTGGTTTGAATATCATGGCGGCTTACAACGCTGTGAAAGAACTCGACAACCGCTATATCCACTATGAGGGTTCAACCCGTGACAAGGCTGAGGGCACTGATATTCACTCTGTCATGTACCCTGCAATGCACGACTGGCGTAGCGGAACAACGGGTCCTGTGACTTCTGATGTGAACCATCCAAACACTAATAAGCCTTACTTCATGTGCGAGTATGCACACGCTATGGGTAATGCTGTGGGCAACTTGCGCGAATATTGGGAGGCTATGGAAGGCTCTGCAATGGGCGTTGGTGGCTGTATCTGGGACTTTGTTGACCAGAGTATCTACTCTTACGATGCTATTCGCAACAACCAGTTGACACAGAATGGCTTCCCTGCTTATATCACTGGTTTCGACCGTCCGGGTCCTCATCAGCATAACTTCGTCAACAATGGTTTGGTGAATGCAGACCGTGCTTGGAGTGCTGAGTTAGACGAGGTGAAGCGTGTTTACCAGTGGGTAGCCTTCGATTTGAATACAACAAGCCGTCAGGTGAAGTTGACAAATAAGTATCTCGATCGCAACCTCGACCAGTTCTATCTCAAGTGGACCCTCCTCGTTGATGGTAAGCCAGTACAGGATGGTACCTTCAAGAAGCTCAACTGCGCTGCTGGTGCTACACAGACTGTTGATTTGAAGTATAACACTGCTGCCTATGCAGGTAAGGAAATCTTCCTCAACATCGGTCTTTATACAAAGGATGCAACACTCTGGTGCGATCGTGATTATCCTGTTGCTCAGTTCCAAAAGCAGTTAGCAGCTGGCGCAACAACCCTTGCTGAGGTTGATAATACTAAGGCGGATGCACTCCACGCAACCCATAATGCAGATGGTGGTTACACTTATGCAAACGGCAAGCAGAAGGTGACATTCGACAAGCAGGGTAATATCACTGAGTGGTCATACGATGGTAAGAACCTCTTTGTAACAAATGAAGGTCCACGTTTCGAGCGTTATCGTTGGATTGAGAATGATGGTCCGATGGAGGCTTATAACAATGGTCCTACCGATAATGGCGTAACTTCACAGACTGCAACCTTCCAGCTCTCTGGCGATGGTAAGACAGCAACAGTGAACGTTAACCAGAACGGCAACTATTGCAAGGCTACTTATAAGTACACTGTCAATGCTAACGGAACCATCGACCTCACCAGCTCGTATGAGGCACAGGGTAATGGCGCAAGACGTTTAGGCTTCAGCCTGAACTTCCCAGAGGAACTCTCTAAGGTAAGCTATTATGCACGTGGTCCATTGGCTAACTATGTTGACCGTCTCGACGGTTCAGACTTCGGTGTCTACGAGACTTCTGTAAAGGATATGTATGAGCCATTCGCACACCCACAGAGCAACGGCAACCGCGTTGGTCTTCGTTGGCTTACCCTCACAAACAACGAGGGTAATGGTGTGAAGGTTGAGACAGCAGGCGATGTAGCCTTCTCTCTGACTCCTTGGACAGAAAGAGAGATGCGCGATGCACGTCACGAATGGGAGTTGCCAGCAAGCAATCGCACCGTAGCTCACTTTGATGCTATCCAGCAGGGTGTCGGTAACGGCTCTTGTGGTCCTGGCCCATTGAATGAGTATAAGGTTCAGCAGGGCAAGAAATACACTAACACCGTGCGTTTCATCCCTTTTTCAGAAGCGGCAGATGATACCGCAAACGGAATCTCTGCCGTAGTAAATCCAACAGCAACAACAGCACAAGTCTACGACCTCTCGGGTCGTAGACTCCCTGAAGCTCCTGCCAAAGGACTCTATATTCAGGGCGGTAAAGTTATAGCAAACTAA
- a CDS encoding MFS transporter, protein MKQKSNFLFPLAIIGLFFFSIGFALGINSYLMPVLEKSMNISGAASSLLLAATFIPFLLFGIPATHCIKAIGYKRTMALSFVIFAAAFGLFILAAKQNSLTWFLIASFVSGAANAVLQASVNPYVTILGPMDSAARRISCMGISNKLAWPVTTLFITLVIGKGIGDTQLSDLYMPFGIIIGIFLLLGVIALMAPLPDVKAAGEDDSESSDETAANSYADGKTSIMQFPHLLLGCLALFLYVGVETISLATATGYAQSLGLEGDNYGFIPSIGMIVGYICGVIFIPRYLSQAAAMRICAIVALVGSVAVAVVPDPVISVYCIFLMALGCSLMWPALWPLAMADLGKFTKSGASLLTMAIAGGAVMPWLRGLVQDATSFQTSYWVSVPCFLFILYYGMAGYKIRTKK, encoded by the coding sequence ATGAAACAAAAAAGTAACTTTCTATTTCCTTTAGCCATTATTGGCTTATTCTTCTTCTCTATTGGCTTTGCCTTGGGTATCAACTCTTACCTGATGCCAGTATTGGAGAAATCAATGAATATCTCTGGTGCAGCATCAAGTTTGCTGCTCGCAGCAACCTTTATCCCGTTCCTCTTGTTCGGTATTCCTGCAACACATTGTATTAAGGCAATCGGCTATAAGCGTACAATGGCTTTGTCATTTGTCATCTTTGCTGCTGCCTTTGGTTTGTTCATCCTTGCTGCTAAGCAGAACTCTTTGACATGGTTCCTCATTGCGAGCTTCGTCAGTGGTGCTGCTAACGCTGTTTTGCAGGCTTCGGTCAATCCTTACGTGACCATTCTTGGCCCTATGGATTCAGCCGCACGTCGTATTTCTTGTATGGGTATCAGTAATAAGTTGGCTTGGCCTGTTACAACACTCTTCATCACTTTGGTGATTGGTAAGGGTATCGGCGATACACAGCTTAGCGACCTCTATATGCCATTCGGTATCATCATCGGTATCTTCTTGCTCTTGGGTGTTATCGCGTTGATGGCTCCACTACCTGACGTGAAGGCTGCAGGTGAGGACGATAGCGAGAGTAGCGACGAGACAGCAGCTAACTCATACGCTGACGGTAAGACAAGTATCATGCAGTTCCCACACTTGTTGTTGGGCTGTTTGGCTCTCTTCCTCTATGTGGGTGTAGAGACTATTTCGCTCGCAACGGCAACGGGTTATGCTCAGTCATTGGGCTTGGAAGGCGATAACTACGGATTTATCCCATCTATCGGTATGATCGTGGGCTATATCTGTGGTGTAATCTTCATCCCACGTTACCTCTCACAGGCTGCAGCAATGCGTATCTGTGCTATCGTAGCCCTCGTGGGTAGTGTGGCAGTAGCAGTCGTTCCAGATCCAGTAATCTCTGTTTATTGCATCTTCTTGATGGCGTTAGGCTGTTCACTCATGTGGCCAGCGTTGTGGCCTTTGGCAATGGCAGACCTTGGCAAGTTCACTAAGTCGGGTGCTTCCTTGCTGACAATGGCAATTGCTGGTGGTGCTGTTATGCCTTGGTTGCGTGGTTTGGTACAGGATGCAACGTCTTTCCAGACCTCTTATTGGGTGAGCGTTCCTTGTTTCCTCTTCATCCTTTACTACGGAATGGCAGGATATAAGATTCGTACAAAGAAGTAG